The following are encoded in a window of Candidatus Hydrogenedentota bacterium genomic DNA:
- a CDS encoding efflux RND transporter permease subunit, whose product MKFSLPAFALRRPVSIVMLSVTMLGLGAISWFKLPQTFLPKAEAPFVLVLFPYPGAVPEQVEQQISVPVEGEFRTIPGLTRIETNSHSNGCTVELIFGVDTNMAVITGEIRDRIERLKLILPKEVDRVQMKRFSIDSVPVMVVGMFNPGDREEFAHLVRKVAEPRLRRLPGVARVEVHSPSAPREVLIEFEQDRLRSLNLALSDIIQSIHESSMNLSLGDMTDSTTRYYARYEGEYRSVEDIARIVVGPNGLRLGDVATVHFSARKETQRVTLDGTDGLILLVTKESQANTVSVCKAVQKELDSLIETPTFHETRILPLFDQSEFIIKALKNLFLEGLFGAGMAVTTLLIFIHRLIPTTLVAFSIPASLVFALVFMFFSGMTLNIITMVSMIISVGMLVDNSIVVVENILRHRALGASVREALAKGPEEVYLAILASTATTCVVFLPMFYMQAGQMAVFMKQLGGPLVAALAGSRVVALTIIPLILGKLEMRAERLGIVRYDEKQNRLVAWAGGGVDRLVRVYEMMLRASLRWRFVFVCGVLFILFITIRIPMKEVGMRSLPKLDMREVTISVNMTPNYGMEEATELFKRLETELDALRDTLGIKYLLSRHLRTRGEIHVYLYTEDDGPRGTDPPFTTEEVMKILSQKLPSQTPGVRLNLYTADVGDPGAERGVNLRLRGNDMKVLNTYARMVAESMAQIESLRDIKIGVEQESQEVQVIIDSPLALRAGVTPVVIAQTVDAALRGVRMPYLKLGGREIPVWAQFREEDRQSQANLDAIALPGLFGQLTPLSQLTDYAKAPAPSRIKRIDGKNVIGVSAKTDTRNLIAVKEKLRELMDSVDLPPMYEFLFGDEFDELEKNLANFTVSMLMAVILIYLVMSALFESFLLPFSIMTTVPLAGIGAVWLLYFTNTPFDSISLIGCILMAGVIVNNGIVIVDHITQVCREVEDRNEAIIQAGRNRFKPVMMTAITTILGLLPVALARTGGSATFAGLGRALIGGLMAGTVLTLFIVPIFYGILEDFNAWVRDFLANIKMSPVKKS is encoded by the coding sequence ATGAAGTTTTCATTGCCCGCTTTTGCCCTTCGGCGCCCTGTATCCATTGTGATGCTGTCGGTGACGATGCTCGGATTAGGCGCCATATCTTGGTTTAAGCTTCCCCAGACTTTTTTGCCCAAAGCGGAAGCACCCTTTGTGCTTGTTCTTTTCCCCTATCCCGGCGCCGTACCTGAACAAGTGGAACAGCAAATTTCCGTACCTGTCGAGGGGGAGTTTCGAACGATCCCCGGGCTGACAAGGATAGAAACAAACTCCCATAGCAACGGTTGCACCGTCGAACTGATCTTCGGTGTTGATACAAACATGGCGGTTATCACGGGAGAAATCAGGGATCGTATCGAAAGACTAAAACTGATTTTGCCCAAAGAGGTTGACCGCGTACAGATGAAACGCTTCAGCATTGACTCTGTTCCTGTTATGGTGGTGGGCATGTTTAATCCGGGCGACCGTGAAGAGTTCGCGCACCTTGTACGCAAAGTTGCGGAACCGCGGCTGCGCCGGCTTCCCGGTGTGGCGCGTGTCGAAGTGCACTCGCCTTCCGCGCCCCGCGAAGTACTGATTGAGTTTGAGCAAGATCGGCTGCGCAGTCTTAACCTCGCGCTCTCCGACATTATTCAAAGCATTCATGAAAGCAGCATGAATCTCTCTTTAGGGGATATGACCGATTCGACAACCCGCTATTATGCCCGCTACGAAGGGGAATATCGAAGCGTCGAGGACATCGCCCGCATTGTTGTCGGACCCAACGGGCTGCGTTTGGGCGATGTCGCTACCGTTCATTTCAGCGCACGCAAAGAAACACAACGGGTCACTTTGGACGGCACCGACGGACTCATATTACTCGTCACCAAAGAGTCACAAGCAAACACGGTAAGTGTTTGTAAGGCCGTTCAAAAAGAACTGGATTCGCTGATTGAGACGCCCACCTTTCATGAGACGCGAATTCTTCCGCTCTTCGACCAATCCGAATTTATTATCAAAGCCTTGAAAAATCTTTTTCTTGAAGGCTTATTTGGCGCGGGCATGGCAGTGACGACCCTGTTGATTTTCATCCACAGACTCATCCCCACGACCCTCGTCGCTTTTTCCATTCCGGCATCCTTGGTATTTGCTCTCGTCTTCATGTTCTTTTCCGGAATGACCCTCAATATTATCACCATGGTATCCATGATTATCTCTGTCGGCATGCTGGTCGATAATTCCATTGTGGTCGTAGAAAATATATTGCGGCACCGCGCCCTAGGTGCTTCTGTACGCGAAGCGCTGGCTAAGGGACCGGAAGAAGTATACCTGGCTATTCTCGCGTCTACCGCCACCACCTGCGTCGTTTTCTTGCCCATGTTTTATATGCAGGCAGGACAAATGGCCGTGTTCATGAAACAGCTTGGCGGGCCCTTGGTCGCAGCACTGGCAGGAAGCCGCGTTGTTGCGCTTACCATTATTCCCTTGATTCTGGGTAAGCTTGAAATGAGGGCGGAACGCCTCGGTATTGTGCGCTACGACGAAAAACAAAATAGACTCGTGGCGTGGGCAGGCGGCGGTGTGGATCGTCTTGTCCGTGTTTACGAAATGATGTTGCGTGCCTCGCTGCGCTGGCGCTTCGTCTTCGTTTGCGGCGTCCTATTTATTCTCTTTATTACCATACGAATTCCCATGAAAGAAGTGGGCATGCGGTCCCTCCCCAAATTGGATATGCGTGAAGTCACCATTAGCGTTAATATGACACCAAATTATGGGATGGAGGAAGCTACCGAACTATTTAAGCGTCTGGAAACGGAACTCGATGCTCTGCGGGACACCTTGGGAATTAAGTATTTGTTGTCGCGTCACTTGCGAACCAGAGGCGAGATTCACGTGTATCTCTATACGGAAGATGATGGGCCGCGCGGTACAGATCCACCGTTCACGACAGAAGAAGTAATGAAAATTCTTTCGCAGAAATTGCCCAGTCAGACGCCGGGAGTACGCCTAAACTTGTATACCGCCGATGTCGGTGATCCCGGAGCAGAACGAGGCGTTAATCTTCGGCTGCGCGGCAATGACATGAAAGTGTTGAATACCTATGCCCGAATGGTGGCAGAATCTATGGCCCAAATTGAATCGCTTCGTGATATCAAAATCGGGGTGGAGCAGGAGAGCCAAGAGGTACAGGTCATCATTGATTCGCCCTTAGCGCTGCGCGCGGGCGTAACGCCCGTTGTCATTGCTCAGACGGTGGATGCTGCATTGCGCGGTGTGCGCATGCCTTATCTGAAGCTCGGCGGCCGTGAAATTCCCGTGTGGGCACAGTTTAGGGAAGAAGACCGACAATCACAAGCAAATCTTGACGCCATCGCCCTGCCGGGACTTTTCGGACAGTTGACGCCCCTAAGCCAATTGACCGATTATGCTAAAGCACCCGCGCCAAGCCGTATAAAACGTATCGACGGAAAAAATGTCATCGGTGTCTCGGCAAAGACGGATACCCGTAATCTGATTGCTGTGAAAGAAAAATTACGGGAACTGATGGACAGTGTCGATTTACCGCCCATGTATGAATTTCTTTTCGGCGATGAATTTGATGAACTGGAGAAGAATTTAGCCAACTTTACGGTAAGTATGTTAATGGCCGTTATACTGATTTATTTGGTTATGAGCGCCCTTTTCGAGTCTTTCCTGCTGCCCTTCTCCATTATGACTACTGTGCCTTTGGCGGGCATCGGGGCTGTGTGGCTCCTCTATTTTACAAATACGCCCTTCGACTCTATTTCGCTCATTGGCTGTATTTTGATGGCCGGCGTAATTGTCAATAACGGTATTGTCATTGTGGATCATATTACACAAGTGTGCCGAGAAGTGGAGGATCGTAATGAGGCTATCATACAGGCGGGACGAAACCGCTTTAAACCGGTTATGATGACCGCGATCACCACCATTTTGGGATTGCTTCCGGTAGCCTTGGCGCGCACAGGCGGTTCCGCTACTTTTGCAGGACTTGGCCGCGCCCTTATCGGCGGTTTGATGGCAGGCACTGTACTCACCCTCTTTATCGTTCCTATTTTCTACGGTATTTTGGAAGATTTCAACGCGTGGGTGAGAGATTTCCTAGCGAATATAAAAATGAGTCCTGTAAAAAAATCTTGA